From Hoplias malabaricus isolate fHopMal1 chromosome 11, fHopMal1.hap1, whole genome shotgun sequence, a single genomic window includes:
- the LOC136710117 gene encoding ribonuclease P protein subunit p25-like protein has product MDLRDQYLPYQGETNTADCISATLLAPKPLPCPSPVVKQGLAAGFKKVLRTEEDCPSPFTGLLPGVLEMRVKEGSKIRNLMGFAMARMQNEPGDSGQTGLRQVVFTGSGRAVTKTITCAEIMKRKVGGLHQLTKLQSKGLREVWESQEGGDAEMTIHRTVPSISILLSKDPLDPMEPGYQPPETQSTFWGERDGADVLQSTGKRALDQTVSETQSKRFCPQAGVTF; this is encoded by the coding sequence ATGGATCTGAGGGACCAGTATCTACCCTATCAGGGTGAGACAAATACTGCTGACTGCATCTCTGCCACCCTTCTTGCCCCCAAGCCTCTGCCTTGCCCAAGTCCAGTGGTCAAACAGGGTCTTGCAGCTGGCTTTAAGAAAGTACTCCGGACGGAAGAGGACTGCCCAAGCCCTTTTACAGGACTACTGCCAGGAGTGCTGGAGATGAGGGTCAAAGAAGGCAGTAAGATCCGCAACCTAATGGGCTTTGCCATGGCACGGATGCAGAATGAACCTGGAGACAGCGGTCAGACTGGTTTAAGACAGGTTGTGTTCACGGGGTCAGGCCGAGCAGTCACTAAGACAATCACCTGCGCTGAGATCATGAAGAGAAAAGTGGGCGGACTGCACCAGCTCACCAAACTGCAGTCCAAAGGCTTGCGAGAGGTGTGGGAGAGTCAGGAGGGAGGAGATGCAGAGATGACCATCCACAGAACTGTGCCCTCCATCAGTATCCTGTTGTCTAAAGACCCACTGGACCCTATGGAGCCAGGGTACCAgcccccagagacccagagcactTTCTGGggggagagagatggagcagATGTACTGCAGTCAACAGGGAAAAGGGCGCTTGATCAGACTGTTAGTGAAACACAATCAAAAAGATTCTGCCCTCAGGCTGGGGTCACTTTTTAA